The Phycisphaerae bacterium DNA window GGTCCAGGCCCAGCGCCAGGTAGTCCAGGGCCACGTCCTGCGTATATCGGACCAACAATTCCGGGTCCCTGAGGGTGGTCAGGGCGTGGTAGTTGGCGATGAAGTAGAGACCCTCATGCTCCCGCTGAAGCTCCAGATGCTGCTGCATCGCGCCGTAGTAGTTGCCCAGGTGCAATTTCCCGGACGGCTGTATTCCCGATAGCACTCGCATTGGACTCGGTCCTCCTGCAACCAAACCCATATTGTAGCGGCTGAGGCCGGCCATATCACCAGGTTTTGGCCGACAAATCGCAAGGGCTGGGCCGGATGCCCCAGCCAGGCAGCCGGCGAGTCCGAACCCGGCGGTCCCGCTGCCAGCACTGAAAACGGCCCTGTCGGGACAGGCCGCGGCGACGTTTCATTGCTGCAACAGATCAACTGGAGGAGGGGCTGGCGATTGCCGATACTTTGATCCTGAGGCAATGCTCAAGGTTTTCCGCCAGAGAGGGCAAGCTATGGCGAGGCCGATTTGTTTTCGATGGAGCTGGTTCCTGATAGCCGCCGTGGTCTCGGTGGGCGCCTCGACGCCGCCGGCCACCCAGACCGGCGATCCGGACCGCGTGGTCCTGGTGTCCCCAAAGCACCCGACGTATCTGTCCGCACTGGATACTGTTGAGGCCGACTTGGGCGACAAGGACTTCAAGACGCTTCGGGTCGAAGTGGCCGCAGCACGCGACTGGGTGGATGCGGCTCGGGCGTTCAAGCCGGACCTGATCGTCGTGGCGGGCTCGACCTGCATCCGACCGGTTTTAGACGAGTTTCCGAATGTGCCGGTCGTGTTTACCATGATCCCCAATGCCCTCGACAGCCTCTCCGAGGACGTCAAGACGGACCAGAACCGGGTCTCCGGCGTCACCACCGACATTTCCCCGGCGGCCCAGCTCGCCTGGATCGCCGGCACCTGTCCGGGAGTCAAGACCGTCGGCGTGCTCCACAGCCCATCTTCCCTCAAGACCGTCGAGGCCCTGGTGGCCACGGCCGCCACGCGCGGCATCAAGCTGATTCCGGTCAAAACGGACAAGCAGGATTTTGCCAAGGCCCTTCGCGAACTGAGTGAAAAGGACTGCCAGTCCGTACTCATGCTTCCGGACGCACAGGTCTACACGGCCGCCAATGTCCAGGGCCTTCTGCTCTGGGGTCTGCGCCAGAAACGCCCCGTGTATGCCTTCTCGCCCAACCTGGTCAAGGCGGGAGCCCTGGCCGGACAGTATTCCGAGATCGACGTGGTGGGTCGGCAGACCGCCGACGTCGTCCGCAGAATCCTTAAAGGGGCCGACCCTCGATCGGTCGGCCTGGAGTATCCTCAGCGGATATCCCGGGCGTTGAACCTTCGCACGGCCGACATGATCGGCGTGTCGGTCGACGCCAGCTTCCTTAAGGATCAGACCCTGGTATTCGGCGATAAATAGGTGACACTGACGTGAGCGATCAAACTATGACCAGAGTCGGAATGGTGTGCATGATCCTGGCGGTTCTTTGGCCGCTCCAGACGCCGTTGGGCGCGGCCGAGACACCGGCCTCGTCGCCCGTCCTGGAGGACATCGACCTGTTGACCCTGGAGGTTCCGGTCGTCGTCACCGGCGCCACCCGGCGGGCCCAGAAAATCGAAGATCTGCCGTACGCGGTCAGCGTCATCACCGCCCGGGAGATTGAACTGGCCGGAGCCCGGTCGGTGCCCGACGCCCTGCGTCTGGTTCCCGGCGTGGACGTGGCGGAACTGGCCTACGGCTTCTACTCCGTCTCGCCGCGCGGCTTCTACGCCAACCAGGGCAGCCAGAGCCTTATTCTCGTGGACGGCCGCGAGATCTTCGACTCGTTCCTCGGCGGCACCTTCTGGGGAAGCTGGCCGTTCAAGCTCGAGGACATCGAGCGGATCGAGGTCATCCGCGGGCCGGCCGGAGTCACGTGGGGAGCCAATGCGACCAACGGCCTGATCAACATCGTGACCAAGGATCCGGCCGACCAGCTTGGGTTGACCTTCGACTCGCGGGCCGGCTCACGGGGCGTCAACCGTGAATACGTCGGCTACGGTTTTCAGGACGGGGCTCTGCGGATGCGGGTCTCCGGCGAGCACGAGGGCAGCGATGGGTTCCGCGAGGGCGGATCGCTCCTGCGAGGCCTGAACGACTATTACGAGGCGGGGCGCTTCAGCCTCTATGGGGTCGCCGACCTCGGCATCGACGACACGCTCACCTTCTCGGCCGGCAGCGCACTGGTCGACGGGATCTATCCCACGTCCCTCGGGCACGGGTTCTTCGGCATCCAGAGCCCCGGCTCGCGGGCCAACTACGCCATGGCCCGGTGGGACCATCGCATCGAGCACGACAACGCCTGGAGCCTGACCGGCTACATCAACGAATTTCACCACAACTTCGGCGGCAACGCCTACGACGTTCAGTACCAGCAGGCGGCCCTGCAGCTCAATCACACCTTCAAACCCGCGGAAAACCACACGCTGGTGTGGGGCGTCGACACGCTGCTCGACCACGCCGACGGATCGAACGCCGATCCGTACTTCCTGGTCCAGAACCACCTGTGGACCGGCAACATCGGCATCTACATTGCCGATGATTGGCGGCTCGCTCCGCAATGGACGTTGAGCCTGGGCGGGCGGGTCGACTATGAGTGCTATGGCGGTTTCGAGCCCAGCGCGAGGGCGGCTCTCTCCTACGAGCCGGACGAGGACTCGCTGATCTACGGAGCCGTCTCGCGGGCCTACAAGATGCCCGCAGCCGGCCTGCGCTACATCAACATGCAGCTGCTCAACGGCCTGATGCACATGCAGGCGGACAAGGACATAGCCAACGTCCACCTGCTGGCCTACGAACTGGGCTACCGCCGCCGGAATATCGCCGATTGCGTCGATTTCAACGCCAACGTCTACTGGCACGAGTACAACCATACGGGCGCGTTTTCCACTCAACTCGGCTGGCCCGAGCTGATCCTGACGAATTTCAGCGAGGCCGGCGCGTCCTCCACCTACGGCGTGGAACTGGGCTCCACCTGGAGGCTCAGCGAGAAACTCACCGCTCAGGCCAACTACACCTTCCAGATGCTCAGTTGGCGGGCCGATGACGCACCCGATTTTTCCCTGGCCGTCGAGTCGATCACGCCGCCCAAGCATAAGGCCATGATCGGCCTGAACTACAAGGCCACCGAGGACTTGACGCTCTCCTCTCACGCCTACTACGTCGATGCCGTCCGGACCCCCAATTCCGACAATCCCTTCGGCACCCTCTCGGCCAGTCCGTACATCCGCCTCGACCTCCGCGCCGAGCACGAGTTCTGGAACGATCGGGCTTCCATCGCGGTCGGCGTCAGCAACCTCCTGGACCCCGGCCACTACGAGGGGCGCAGCAAGTTCTACGCTCAGGCCGAAGTCCCGCGGATGGTCTACGCCGAGCTGCGCATCCACTTCGATTGATCCGATCATCGCCGCGGACTTGCCTCAAGCGGGCCGGCCTCCTATCATAGTCGCACTTTTGTTGCGATCGATCAGGAGAACCCGGTGAAAGAAGTGACCATCCATACCGACGGCAGCAGCAGGGGCAATCCCGGTCCCGGCGGCTATGGCGTCGTCCTGCGCCACGGCGCGACCCGCAAGGAACTGGCCGGCGGCTTTCGCCGGACCACCAACAACCGCATGGAACTGCTCGCCTGCATCGTGGCCCTGCGGGCCCTCCGCGAGCCCTGCCAGGCCGAGATTCACAGCGACTCCCAGTACGTGGTCAACGGTGTGACAAAGGGCTGGGCCAAAAGCTGGCGAAGCCGCGGCTGGCGAAAGGCGGACAAGAAACGCCCGGAAAACGTCGATCTCTGGCGAGAACTGCTCGACCTGCTCGAAAAGCACGAGGTCCGCTTCCACTGGCTTCGCGGCCACGCCGGCCATCCGGAAAACGAGCGCTGCGACCAGCTCGCCACCCGCGCCGCCGACCAGCCGGATCTTCCGCCCGACCAGGGCTACGAAACCGCCGGCTCCGCCGCCGAGTTGTTTGGCGACTGACGCGGCCGCAACCGCGCCGATGACCGCCGGCCGCTACGGCATGACGAACTCGTGCTCCGCGGCGCGGCAGGTCAGGACCGGGCAGGGGGCCTTGCGGACCACCCGTTCCGCCACCGAACCCATCAGGACGTGGCGCAGCCCCGACCGCCCGTGCGTCGCGATCACGATCAGGTCGATCGCCTGCTCGCGGGCGTAGTGGATGATCTCGATAAACGGCCGGCCCGTGACCACCTTGGCCACCAGCTTGGGCGCTTCGGCCAGGTGCTCGCCCACGAACTGCTGCATCTGCGCCTCGGTCGAACGGAGCAACTCGTTGGGGTCCGGACCCACCGGCACCCCGTCCGGCCCCAGGGCCAGCCAGTAGTGATACGCCTCATCCACCACATGCAGGCAGTGGAGCTGGGCGTCGAACTGCCGGGCGAATTCCTGGGCATACTTCAACGCCGCCAGGGACAGTTCCGAAAAATCCGTCGGATAAAGAATCCTCGCCAGCTTGATCATCATGCCTCTCCTGCCTTGGTTCAAATCGCCCGGCCCGCGACGGAACGCCCCGTACCGGTTGAGTATATGATATCTCAAACTCCTTTTCCGTCCAGCGTAAACTGACAGGAGCGGCGGACGGCTGGCTCGCGGCTAATCGTCCGGAAAGGCTTCGCGAAGCGGAATGAAATCCTCCTGGTCGAGGGCTTTGAAGAAGAGAAAGGCGAAATCGTCCCGTTCCGGCATGGTGTTGCGGTAGTACCCGCGCCAGTAGTCGGACTCCCGCACCGGCACCGCCGCGGCATGGCCGTCCGAGTAGGCGACGTTGACCACGTACGGTCGAACATGGGGCCAGCAGTCCGTGCCCCAGTCCCACAGGTCATAATCGCCATATCGAGGAATGAGAATGTCCGCGGTCATCGCCAGCGGGTATTCCAGAGCGCCGTACTGGATCTTGCTGAGCCAGTCGACGTCGGCGCCGGTGATGTACTCATACTCATACCCGTTTCCTGTCTTCTGGCCGAACACCCGGTACAGATAGCTGGTGAAGCGATAGTTGGGGTAATAACGAGTCTGCTCCCATCCGTAGGGGTAGGTGAAATACGGCTCCCGTTGGCTCGGACAGAACAGAACCTTCGGCTCGACCAGAAAGCCCGTGGCGAACAGCAGCCCATGACCTGTCCAATGACCCGAGGCAAAGACCTCGAAGGTCAATGACGCGTTCTGTCCCTCGTGGCCTGGAGGAAAGCGGTCGTCATACTCGCCGGCGTACGCAACCAGCGCCACCGCCGTCTGGTGCTGATTGCTCAGGCAGATCGTCCGTCGGGCCTGTTCGCGAGCCTGCGACAACGCGGGAAGCAGTATCGCCACCAGCACCGCGATGATCGCCACCACGACCAGAAGCTCGATCAGCGTGAACCCCTTCGTCCGCCGCTGAGACCTGCGGCCGCGGACGAAAGGCCTCAAGAACGGCATACGGCTCGTCTCCATGGGACGCCCACCCTCACTCCTGCGACGCAAGCCATATTACATGATACCCGCTGTACACCAGAATACCAATCCCCTTCCTCCGAGCCTCCGTGCACCGGGTGTGCCCGACATACACCGCTCGGTTCTCCTTCCCGCTCGTTCTGCGTGCCAGTCCTTTTTCCTTGACGGGCCGCCCGGCTGGGGCCTACCATTAGCACTTCTTCTGACGGAGACCAACGATCATGCAGCCTGCGGCGGCCAAAACCGTGCCCGACGAGAAGGGACGCTTCGGACCCTTCGGCGGGCAGTTCGTGCCCGAGACGCTCATGGGCGCTCTCGAGCAGCTCGACCGGGAATACCGGCGGGCCAAGGACGACCCGGACTTCCACCGTGAGCTCGATTGGTACCTCGAACACTTCGTCGGCCGTCCGAGCCGGTTGTATCACGCCCGCAACCTCAGCCGTCGGCTGGGCCAGGCCAAGGTCTACCTCAAACGCGAGGACCTCAACCACACCGGCGCCCACAAGATCAACAACACGCTCGGCCAGGTCCTGCTGGCCCTGCGAATGGGCAAGAAGCGCATCATCGCCGAAACCGGAGCCGGCCAGCACGGGGTCGCCACCGCGACCGCCGCCGCCGTCTTCGGCCTGCCCTGTGAGGTCTACATGGGCAGCGAGGACATCCGCCGCCAGGAACTCAACGTCTACCGCATGAAACTGATGGGCACGAAGGTGGTGCCTGTCGAGTCCGGCCAGCGGACCCTCAAGGACGCGATCAACGAGGCCATGCGGGACTGGCTGGCCACCGTCGAGACCACGCACTACGTGTTCGGCTCGGTCGCCGGTCCGCACCCGTTCCCGATGCTCGTCCGCGACTTCCAGTCGATCATCGGGCGCGAAATCCGCCAGCAGATGCAGGCCGCTGAGGGGCGGCTGCCCGACGTCTGCATCGCCTGCGTGGGCGGCGGAAGCAACGCCGCCGGCATGTTCTACGACTTCATCGAGGACAAAGCCGTTCAACTGATCGGCGTCGAAGCCGCCGGTCACGGCATCGCAAGCCGGCTCCACTCCGCCAGCATCAGCGCGGGCACGCCTGGTGTGCTTCACGGATCCTACAGCTACGTCCTGCAGGACGGCGAGGGCCAGACGCTGCCGGTCCACTCGGTGGCCGCCGGCCTCGACTATCCCGGTGTCGGCCCGGAGCACTCATATTGGAACGAGACCGGCCGCGTCGAATACGTCAGCGCCACCGATGACGAAGCCATCGAAGCCTTCAGATTGCTCTCCTCGACCGAGGGCATCATCCCCGCTCTCGAGTCGGCCCACGCCGTGGCCTACGCCCTCAAGCTGGTCCCCAAGCTCAAGAAGGACACGCTGGTGGTGGTCAACGTCTCGGGGCGGGGCGACAAGGACTGCATGGAAGTGCTGCGGGTCGAGGAACTCAAGGGCAAACAATTGCAGGGCTGAGGCCGGGAATACGCGATGAACCGCATTGACGCTGCTTTCAACGAGCTGAACGAGA harbors:
- a CDS encoding TonB-dependent receptor codes for the protein MSDQTMTRVGMVCMILAVLWPLQTPLGAAETPASSPVLEDIDLLTLEVPVVVTGATRRAQKIEDLPYAVSVITAREIELAGARSVPDALRLVPGVDVAELAYGFYSVSPRGFYANQGSQSLILVDGREIFDSFLGGTFWGSWPFKLEDIERIEVIRGPAGVTWGANATNGLINIVTKDPADQLGLTFDSRAGSRGVNREYVGYGFQDGALRMRVSGEHEGSDGFREGGSLLRGLNDYYEAGRFSLYGVADLGIDDTLTFSAGSALVDGIYPTSLGHGFFGIQSPGSRANYAMARWDHRIEHDNAWSLTGYINEFHHNFGGNAYDVQYQQAALQLNHTFKPAENHTLVWGVDTLLDHADGSNADPYFLVQNHLWTGNIGIYIADDWRLAPQWTLSLGGRVDYECYGGFEPSARAALSYEPDEDSLIYGAVSRAYKMPAAGLRYINMQLLNGLMHMQADKDIANVHLLAYELGYRRRNIADCVDFNANVYWHEYNHTGAFSTQLGWPELILTNFSEAGASSTYGVELGSTWRLSEKLTAQANYTFQMLSWRADDAPDFSLAVESITPPKHKAMIGLNYKATEDLTLSSHAYYVDAVRTPNSDNPFGTLSASPYIRLDLRAEHEFWNDRASIAVGVSNLLDPGHYEGRSKFYAQAEVPRMVYAELRIHFD
- the rnhA gene encoding ribonuclease HI, which codes for MKEVTIHTDGSSRGNPGPGGYGVVLRHGATRKELAGGFRRTTNNRMELLACIVALRALREPCQAEIHSDSQYVVNGVTKGWAKSWRSRGWRKADKKRPENVDLWRELLDLLEKHEVRFHWLRGHAGHPENERCDQLATRAADQPDLPPDQGYETAGSAAELFGD
- a CDS encoding universal stress protein — encoded protein: MIKLARILYPTDFSELSLAALKYAQEFARQFDAQLHCLHVVDEAYHYWLALGPDGVPVGPDPNELLRSTEAQMQQFVGEHLAEAPKLVAKVVTGRPFIEIIHYAREQAIDLIVIATHGRSGLRHVLMGSVAERVVRKAPCPVLTCRAAEHEFVMP
- a CDS encoding prepilin-type N-terminal cleavage/methylation domain-containing protein — translated: MPFLRPFVRGRRSQRRTKGFTLIELLVVVAIIAVLVAILLPALSQAREQARRTICLSNQHQTAVALVAYAGEYDDRFPPGHEGQNASLTFEVFASGHWTGHGLLFATGFLVEPKVLFCPSQREPYFTYPYGWEQTRYYPNYRFTSYLYRVFGQKTGNGYEYEYITGADVDWLSKIQYGALEYPLAMTADILIPRYGDYDLWDWGTDCWPHVRPYVVNVAYSDGHAAAVPVRESDYWRGYYRNTMPERDDFAFLFFKALDQEDFIPLREAFPDD
- the trpB gene encoding tryptophan synthase subunit beta, producing the protein MQPAAAKTVPDEKGRFGPFGGQFVPETLMGALEQLDREYRRAKDDPDFHRELDWYLEHFVGRPSRLYHARNLSRRLGQAKVYLKREDLNHTGAHKINNTLGQVLLALRMGKKRIIAETGAGQHGVATATAAAVFGLPCEVYMGSEDIRRQELNVYRMKLMGTKVVPVESGQRTLKDAINEAMRDWLATVETTHYVFGSVAGPHPFPMLVRDFQSIIGREIRQQMQAAEGRLPDVCIACVGGGSNAAGMFYDFIEDKAVQLIGVEAAGHGIASRLHSASISAGTPGVLHGSYSYVLQDGEGQTLPVHSVAAGLDYPGVGPEHSYWNETGRVEYVSATDDEAIEAFRLLSSTEGIIPALESAHAVAYALKLVPKLKKDTLVVVNVSGRGDKDCMEVLRVEELKGKQLQG